The Natrinema sp. SYSU A 869 DNA segment AGGCTCGCGAACTCGAGCGTGCGAGAGCAGTTGCTGGGCCAGCTGGTGCAACTCCTGAAGTTGAAGTACTCGAGTAAGAATAACTCGACAAGTGCGGTGAACCCTCGAAGAGCGAGTAGTTGACCTCGAGGAGCATCTCGTCGCGACGCCGGCGGAGTAACCCAAACACTCTTTACTGTTTCGCTGTAAACTGTAATCAAGAAGCGCTATGTCACGCACGTCAAACCGGGCCAACGGCGACATCGTCCGTGATTTCCTCTCAGTAGCGGATCTGCTGGAGGAGCCCCAACTGGCCCAGCTGTACGCGTACCTCGCTCGCGAGGACGAGGCAACCGTCCAGGAACTGATAAACGAGCTTGACCTTGCCCAGGGCACGGCTTACAGCTACGTCAACCGGCTCGTCGACGCCGGCGTCGTCGAGGTCACCCACGACGAGCAGCCCCGGCGATACGCCGCCCGTGAGATCGACCTGACCGTGGCGACGGCCGGCGGCGACCGCAAGTATACAATCACACCGGCGTTGATCGACGCGGTCGGCCGTCGTGAGACCAACGGCGACATCGACACCTACATCGACCGCCACGGCGTCGCCGGCCTCACAACGGCGCTCATCTACGCTGTCGCCCGCGAACGAGGCGAGGTAACCCACCGGCTGATGGCCGAAGATCTCGATATCTCGCCGCTGGCAGCCGAGATCATCCTCCAGGCGCTCCGATCCGTTGTTCACGAGCACTACGAGATCAGAGAGGACGTAAGTCTCGATACCAAAGAAAGGGTCAACGAATGAATATTGCAACGAAAGAACGGATACAGGTAACGCAGCGCCCAATTTATCCATGTTCCCTGGAGGAAACTGATGGAACTCAGTGACGACACACTCACGGTTTCAAGAGAACTTTCAGAACTCGATAAAGACGTACTCGCATTCACACAGACCCTCGACGCCTGTGACGTTGACTACGTCATCGTCAGTGGGTATGTCGCAATCCTCACTGGGAGATCTCGATCAACAGAGGACATCGACGTCATTTTGGAGTCGCTGTCCGAAACGGAGACCGAGCAGTTGGTTACTGAACTCAAAAACCGAGGCTACTGGGGGATGGCGATGCCGCTTGATGAGATGTGTTCAATGTTGAGCGACGGCAGCCGAATCCGGATCGCCGAGGACGGAGAGATGTATCCGAACTTCGAGACGTGGTTCGTCTCAAACGACGTTGAACGCGAGGCGCTCTCGAACCCCCTCACCGTCACATTCGATGAGGGACAGATCAATATCAGTCCCATCGAACTCCAAATTGCGTACAAACTCCGCCTCTCACAAGCTGCAGACAGTCTCAGCGGGAAGGATTTCGAAGATGCACTTCACCTCTATCTGACGTTCGAGGAACGATTTAAGACGGAGCAACTCGAAGGCTATGTCAAAGATCTCGGAGTTGAGGACTACTATGCTGAACTCAAAGGAGTTTGAGGACGACCAACGCCGGAACACGGAGCAACGACGTGCGATGATCAAGCGATGGGCCGAGTACGTCCGCACGCACGACGATAGTGAGTGGTCACGCCAGCAGAATCGACTCATCGATTCCCAGCTCCAGTCCGCAAACGACGTGGCCGCTGCTGGCGACACGGATCCCGTTCAGTTTGCGGCCGCTCGAGATCGTCTGCGCGACCGGTGACTGCCTACAGATCTGCTTTACGCTGGGGACGCTACGACAGAGATGACGTCCAATACTACTCTTGCGAGGTCAGTAGACGAGAAGATCACGCAGCGCCACCGATCAGGTAGACCGTGAGCGGGTCAGACAGTCTATCCGCGATTCGCTGGAACTCGGTCTCAATGTACTCCCGGCCGAATAGTTGTCTCATTGGGGTAGGTCCACCTCATAGTCAGCCGTCAGCTCCTGAAACTCGTTCCACTCGGGAGGCGGTCATCGTCGACCTCTCCTTGCGTTTCGAGGTACCGGAGCAGGACGTCGATTTCGTCTTTGTGGCTGTATTTCGCCGCTTGCTCTCGGAGGTCGCTCTCGTCGACGTCGACATGGCTGAGCAACAGGAGACAGTACGAGCGGTGACGAGGTGTCGTCGTCCATCAACAGCGTGTGACAACAGAGTTCTGCCGGCGAGACTCCCTCCAGG contains these protein-coding regions:
- a CDS encoding helix-turn-helix domain-containing protein; the protein is MSRTSNRANGDIVRDFLSVADLLEEPQLAQLYAYLAREDEATVQELINELDLAQGTAYSYVNRLVDAGVVEVTHDEQPRRYAAREIDLTVATAGGDRKYTITPALIDAVGRRETNGDIDTYIDRHGVAGLTTALIYAVARERGEVTHRLMAEDLDISPLAAEIILQALRSVVHEHYEIREDVSLDTKERVNE